One Methylocaldum marinum DNA window includes the following coding sequences:
- a CDS encoding TonB-dependent siderophore receptor, which translates to MSIAMHHRCVISAAILAAVMNQPTKAAGKQAIRVDIAPQTLDGALNQLAEAAGLELSYPGALSAGIKSPGLAGRYTADQALGKLLAGTGLAYRYTGARAITLERLAANSAEPPSAGDEVALGKVTVSADTAYEPDDPYNPEYARRSASTATKTDTPIMETPVSIQVVPQQVLKDQQAYRIQDAVKNVSGVQQRFSTGGHDRFIVRGFDLDEIMYRNGIRLKGLNFDLANVQQVEVLKGPASVLYGRTEPGGIINAVTKRPLSQSYYSLEQRFGSYDYYRTQLDATGPITKDGALVYGFDLSYLNSDSFRDFSAHERIFVAPALTWRPSEDTEFNLTLEYLNYDFVYDSGIPAMGKRVAPVPISRNLAQPGLDQTDNRENTLIDFNWSHRFTENWTFQNGVVWAHSNFNFNDLYASSGVSVTDTRVDRVAWFGHADADMHTVYVNLNGKFETWGVAHDVLIGGDYYSYENTELDRVIRGIDTVDIFNPVYPFIDVDRQILSQTPNTKAVQEDSWYGVYFQDQLTLWKNFHIMGGGRYDWATVTSGYGDPVGFKAETLRDSKFSPRVGMNYRPVEWLSLYGHWVESFGTNNGRSSNGKPFEPQTATQYEGGVKTEFFDGRLTASVAYFHLTKNNLVTTDPNDQQFSVAIGEARSRGVEVDIAGQITDGLSLITTYAYTDTEVTKDLSDELRGKRLPYVPLHSGSIWLKYDFQQELLDGLSVGGGVYLADRRFGDAANSFYDPGYARVDLYAAYRYRIGPTHLTAQVNLNNVTDTEYFILRSRNFNQPAEPLTVLGSLRLEY; encoded by the coding sequence ATGTCCATCGCAATGCACCACCGTTGCGTCATTTCCGCGGCGATCCTTGCCGCAGTCATGAACCAGCCGACGAAAGCGGCGGGCAAACAAGCCATTCGCGTCGATATCGCTCCGCAAACCCTCGACGGCGCGCTCAATCAGTTGGCCGAAGCCGCCGGCCTGGAGCTCAGCTATCCGGGCGCGCTGTCCGCCGGAATCAAATCGCCGGGCCTCGCGGGCCGCTATACCGCCGACCAGGCTCTCGGCAAGCTCCTCGCCGGCACCGGCCTGGCCTACCGCTACACAGGAGCCAGAGCGATCACCCTGGAACGGCTCGCGGCGAATTCGGCAGAACCGCCGTCCGCCGGCGATGAAGTCGCCCTCGGGAAAGTCACCGTGAGTGCCGATACGGCTTACGAGCCCGATGATCCCTATAATCCGGAATATGCTCGTCGCAGCGCGTCGACCGCTACCAAAACCGACACGCCGATCATGGAGACTCCGGTGTCGATTCAGGTCGTGCCGCAGCAGGTGCTGAAGGATCAGCAGGCCTACCGCATTCAGGATGCGGTGAAGAACGTCAGCGGTGTGCAGCAGCGATTTTCGACCGGCGGACACGATCGCTTCATCGTGCGCGGTTTTGATTTGGACGAGATCATGTATCGAAACGGCATCAGGCTAAAGGGCCTCAACTTCGACCTCGCGAATGTTCAACAGGTGGAAGTCTTGAAGGGACCCGCGTCGGTGCTCTACGGTAGGACCGAACCCGGCGGGATCATCAATGCGGTAACCAAGCGTCCGCTTTCGCAGAGCTACTATTCGCTCGAACAGCGCTTCGGGTCGTACGACTATTATCGTACTCAACTCGACGCGACCGGCCCGATCACGAAGGACGGGGCACTAGTCTACGGCTTCGATCTTTCCTACTTGAACTCGGATTCGTTTCGAGACTTCAGCGCTCACGAACGCATCTTCGTGGCGCCGGCCTTGACTTGGAGACCGTCGGAAGACACCGAGTTCAATCTCACTCTGGAGTACCTCAACTACGACTTTGTTTACGACTCCGGAATCCCGGCGATGGGAAAGCGCGTTGCGCCGGTGCCTATCAGCCGCAATTTAGCCCAGCCCGGTCTTGACCAGACCGACAACCGCGAAAACACCCTGATCGATTTCAATTGGTCGCACCGCTTCACCGAAAATTGGACGTTCCAGAACGGCGTCGTCTGGGCGCATTCCAATTTCAATTTCAACGACTTGTACGCCAGTAGTGGCGTTTCGGTAACCGATACGAGGGTTGATCGGGTTGCGTGGTTCGGGCACGCCGACGCCGATATGCATACCGTCTATGTCAATCTCAACGGAAAGTTCGAAACATGGGGCGTCGCCCATGACGTACTGATCGGTGGTGACTACTATTCGTACGAAAACACGGAGTTGGATCGGGTTATTCGTGGAATCGATACGGTCGATATCTTTAACCCGGTGTACCCCTTTATCGATGTGGATAGACAAATCCTTTCGCAAACCCCGAACACAAAGGCGGTTCAGGAAGACTCCTGGTACGGCGTCTATTTCCAGGATCAACTGACGCTGTGGAAAAACTTTCACATCATGGGAGGCGGGCGTTACGACTGGGCCACGGTGACCAGCGGCTACGGCGATCCGGTAGGTTTCAAAGCGGAGACGCTCCGCGATTCAAAATTCAGCCCGCGTGTCGGCATGAATTATCGGCCGGTCGAATGGCTGTCGCTTTATGGTCATTGGGTGGAATCATTCGGAACCAATAACGGCCGCTCCTCGAACGGAAAACCCTTCGAGCCGCAGACCGCCACACAATACGAAGGCGGGGTGAAAACCGAGTTCTTCGATGGACGCCTGACGGCAAGCGTGGCGTATTTCCACTTGACAAAGAACAATCTGGTAACCACGGACCCCAACGATCAGCAGTTCAGCGTCGCCATCGGCGAGGCGCGCAGCCGGGGCGTCGAGGTGGACATCGCCGGCCAAATCACCGACGGCCTCAGCCTCATTACCACCTACGCCTATACCGATACCGAAGTTACGAAGGATTTGAGCGACGAGCTGCGCGGCAAGCGCTTGCCCTATGTGCCGCTGCATTCCGGAAGCATTTGGCTGAAATACGATTTCCAACAGGAACTGCTGGACGGACTGAGCGTGGGGGGGGGAGTCTACCTGGCCGACCGGCGCTTCGGCGACGCCGCAAACAGCTTTTACGATCCGGGTTACGCCCGCGTCGATTTGTACGCCGCCTACCGTTACCGGATCGGACCCACCCACCTGACGGCCCAGGTCAACCTGAACAACGTGACCGACACGGAATATTTCATTCTGCGCAGCCGGAACTTTAATCAGCCGGCCGAGCCGTTAACCGTGCTGGGATCGTTGCGGCTGGAATACTGA
- a CDS encoding PepSY-associated TM helix domain-containing protein — translation MSKSARSQGSGNTGPRRKPAESPTVLARPATDRSSYQHRLARLKARRRLWLKVHLWLGLTIGLVFALIGLTGSILVFWQEIDTWLNPELHQVAAPPEGRAAYRPLNELVQAADTVMPSGARRSTMYYPRHEGLAFWFFYELPVAGEKDPQSLNAFVDPYSGEVKGTREWASPERIFERPLVSFLFELHYDLLLGWERGGWIVGVIGILAFLSTLTGLIVWWPLTGKWKQAFTLKRRASVERFNHDLHKTLGVYSTLVLLAVLISGVYFNFGDRFRWLLSCFSVTTPVKAFKSAPVPSAAPISLDEALVRADERNAEGQLYWFTVPNTPDDTYVLTRHVDIGGVFTGRRQFVVDQYSGEILHVADPLSGSGGNVFIQWQWPLHSGYALGMPGRILVLLSGIACPVLFVTGVIRWLQKRRARATGPHRRNNGRRVSPG, via the coding sequence ATGTCTAAGTCGGCGAGAAGCCAAGGTTCCGGAAATACCGGCCCGCGGCGTAAACCGGCAGAGTCGCCGACCGTCCTTGCCAGGCCGGCGACGGACCGATCCTCCTATCAGCACCGGCTGGCCCGCCTCAAGGCGCGCCGCCGGCTGTGGCTGAAAGTGCATTTGTGGTTGGGCTTGACCATCGGCCTGGTATTCGCGCTGATCGGGCTTACCGGCAGCATTCTGGTGTTTTGGCAGGAAATCGATACGTGGCTGAATCCCGAACTGCACCAGGTGGCGGCACCGCCCGAAGGCCGCGCGGCCTATCGGCCGCTGAACGAGCTGGTTCAAGCGGCGGATACCGTGATGCCGTCCGGAGCACGGCGTTCGACGATGTATTACCCACGCCACGAGGGTTTGGCGTTCTGGTTCTTTTACGAACTGCCGGTAGCCGGCGAAAAGGATCCGCAGAGCCTGAACGCCTTCGTCGATCCGTACAGCGGCGAGGTGAAAGGTACGCGGGAATGGGCATCTCCCGAAAGGATCTTCGAGCGTCCGCTGGTGAGCTTCCTGTTCGAACTCCATTACGACTTGCTGCTGGGCTGGGAGCGAGGCGGCTGGATCGTGGGTGTCATTGGAATCCTGGCCTTCCTGTCCACGCTGACCGGATTGATCGTCTGGTGGCCGTTGACCGGTAAATGGAAACAGGCGTTTACCCTCAAACGCCGCGCCAGCGTCGAACGCTTCAATCACGATCTGCATAAAACCCTCGGCGTTTATTCGACCTTGGTGTTGCTGGCGGTGTTGATATCCGGAGTGTATTTCAACTTCGGTGACCGGTTTCGCTGGCTGCTGAGCTGCTTCTCGGTAACCACGCCGGTGAAGGCGTTCAAATCGGCGCCGGTCCCTAGCGCGGCGCCGATTTCCCTGGACGAAGCGCTGGTGCGCGCCGACGAGCGCAATGCCGAGGGGCAGTTGTATTGGTTTACCGTGCCGAACACGCCGGACGACACCTATGTGCTGACCCGGCATGTCGATATCGGCGGGGTTTTCACGGGGCGGCGGCAGTTCGTAGTGGACCAGTACAGCGGTGAAATCTTGCATGTCGCCGATCCGTTGTCGGGCAGCGGCGGCAATGTGTTCATTCAGTGGCAATGGCCGTTGCATTCCGGCTACGCCCTGGGGATGCCGGGCAGAATTTTGGTGTTGCTATCCGGCATCGCCTGCCCCGTGCTGTTCGTGACCGGCGTCATCCGCTGGCTACAGAAACGACGAGCGCGGGCGACGGGCCCACACCGGCGGAACAACGGCCGGCGGGTGTCGCCGGGCTGA
- a CDS encoding efflux RND transporter permease subunit, translated as MTHPQAHSPPASALKIRPSGLVAWFAANPVAANLLMLLIWLGGIASLWTIDQETLPPIRADAIEIVVPYPGAGPAEVERAVCIPVERAVFDLPGIKRLLGTATEATCTLLAEVADGYALQDLMSAIRTRTQSIPQLPRGVERIEVREREEGGFVINVILHGPADDLTLKRLGQDIREDLLRIPGVVRLGDFTAEAPYELAVQVSAARLQQLQLSPADIAEALRRTSLDLPGGEVKSPMGELLLRARGKAESGEALASLPVVVRPDGTRMRLGDIADVSDGLAEQWAEARFQGEPAYGVEVYARHDVVAVAERVKAYVAERARTLPEGLRLSTSWDMSVSFAQRLDTLVEDGVFGFGLVFAVLVVFLRTRVAWWAAVGVLTSVLGTLWLMAILDLSLNMLSLFGFLLALGVLVDDAIIVGEAVHEEQAGSVDEGDTSIAEPGADGGVRRAHREAEAGPGSPAYPAAFAAPGKSLAAAIRGARSVAQPVILAVLTTVVAFLPGLFLPGWAGQMMRPICLVMILALTLSLVEALLILPSHLAVPPSRKSVASPLDRLRAVMNRGLNRFVGRLYVPFLIRALRWRYLVLAGFGVLLMLSGALVAGGHLRLSFEADATLDSVSARLTLPPGLPYAEMRALATRAERALFELSDRLDREQPSGSPSVVASLETSIHPEWTGLWVEIARHAREHLVIEDFVRDWRQGIGDLGRAKIDFIYKQGDRPYDLEIDLSDADSARLRHAVDALKRRLAAYPGVFDVVDSSEPGKPELRVRLKPEGEWLGLTLKEVAEQVRGAYFGAEVQRFVRGREEVKIMVRLPLEERRSLDALRVLPVKMASGSHIPLGAVAEVSFEPGQARIDRQDRRPVLKVQARVDRDLADVNALYSALEQTHLPALRTRFPQLRADFGQERRDQQAALSSLWRNTLIALVVIYALIAVPFRSYLTPLIFLLAAPVAWCGGVFAHWLVGLPLSMESLVGMIAASGVVVNDSLVLLDYIKEREARGWGLEAGGQEEDARVRCAHQAETVRVAYPTVLPAEAKAGGLPLEVSGTENAPMASTSSLRPQVSSLILEACTVRFRPILLAFLTTFVGFLPTLLETSAQAQFLIPMTLSLAAGLLFGMAASLILTPVCYAVVAGRPDAARLESPNKHAVS; from the coding sequence ATGACCCACCCCCAAGCTCACTCCCCGCCAGCTTCCGCTCTCAAGATTCGACCCTCTGGCCTCGTTGCCTGGTTCGCCGCCAACCCGGTCGCGGCCAATCTCCTGATGCTGCTGATCTGGCTGGGCGGGATCGCGAGCCTGTGGACGATCGATCAGGAAACGCTGCCGCCGATCCGCGCCGACGCCATCGAAATCGTCGTGCCTTATCCCGGTGCCGGTCCCGCGGAAGTGGAACGGGCCGTGTGCATCCCGGTGGAGCGGGCGGTGTTCGATCTGCCCGGCATCAAGCGCCTGCTCGGCACCGCCACCGAAGCTACGTGTACCCTGCTTGCCGAAGTGGCGGACGGCTATGCGCTGCAGGATCTGATGTCGGCGATACGCACCCGCACCCAGTCGATTCCCCAGTTGCCAAGGGGGGTGGAGCGCATCGAGGTGCGCGAGAGGGAGGAGGGCGGTTTCGTCATCAACGTCATCCTGCACGGGCCCGCCGACGATCTGACCCTGAAACGGCTGGGCCAGGATATTCGCGAAGACCTCCTGCGCATTCCCGGCGTGGTCAGGCTCGGCGATTTCACCGCGGAGGCACCCTACGAGCTTGCGGTGCAGGTGTCCGCCGCCCGCTTGCAGCAATTGCAGCTTTCTCCCGCGGATATTGCCGAAGCGCTCCGCCGGACCTCCCTGGACCTGCCCGGCGGCGAGGTCAAATCGCCGATGGGGGAGTTGCTGCTGCGCGCCCGCGGCAAGGCGGAGAGCGGCGAAGCGCTGGCGAGCCTGCCGGTGGTGGTTCGTCCGGACGGCACCCGGATGCGTCTCGGCGACATCGCCGACGTGTCCGACGGTCTGGCCGAGCAGTGGGCGGAAGCCCGTTTCCAGGGTGAGCCGGCCTACGGCGTGGAAGTGTACGCGCGCCACGACGTGGTCGCGGTGGCCGAGCGGGTCAAGGCCTATGTGGCCGAGCGCGCCCGGACGCTGCCGGAAGGGCTGCGCCTGTCGACCTCCTGGGACATGTCCGTGTCCTTCGCCCAGCGGCTGGACACGCTGGTGGAAGACGGCGTGTTCGGCTTCGGGCTGGTATTCGCGGTGCTGGTGGTGTTCCTGCGCACCCGGGTGGCCTGGTGGGCGGCGGTGGGCGTCCTCACTTCCGTGCTCGGCACCTTGTGGCTGATGGCGATACTGGATCTTTCCCTGAACATGCTGTCGCTGTTCGGTTTTCTGTTAGCCCTGGGGGTACTGGTGGACGATGCCATCATCGTCGGAGAGGCCGTGCATGAGGAACAGGCCGGAAGCGTGGACGAGGGGGACACCTCGATAGCAGAGCCCGGAGCGGATGGCGGCGTCCGCCGCGCGCACCGGGAGGCCGAGGCGGGTCCGGGAAGCCCGGCTTATCCCGCCGCCTTCGCGGCTCCCGGAAAGAGCCTCGCCGCCGCCATCCGCGGCGCGCGCAGCGTGGCCCAACCGGTGATCCTGGCGGTGCTGACCACGGTGGTCGCCTTCCTGCCGGGGCTGTTCCTGCCCGGCTGGGCCGGGCAGATGATGCGGCCGATCTGCCTGGTGATGATCCTGGCGCTGACGCTCTCGCTGGTCGAAGCGCTCTTGATTCTGCCGAGCCATCTGGCGGTTCCGCCTTCGCGGAAGTCCGTAGCGAGCCCGCTCGACCGCCTGCGGGCCGTGATGAACCGTGGCCTGAACCGTTTCGTGGGCCGTCTTTACGTTCCGTTCCTGATTCGGGCGCTGCGCTGGCGCTACCTGGTGCTGGCCGGTTTCGGCGTGCTGCTGATGCTTTCCGGCGCCCTGGTCGCGGGCGGCCACCTTCGACTCTCGTTCGAAGCCGACGCCACCCTGGACAGCGTTTCGGCCCGCCTGACCCTGCCGCCGGGCCTCCCCTACGCCGAGATGCGGGCGCTCGCTACCCGGGCGGAACGGGCGCTGTTCGAGCTGAGCGACCGGCTGGACCGGGAACAGCCGTCCGGCAGCCCGAGCGTGGTGGCCAGCCTGGAAACCTCGATTCATCCCGAATGGACCGGCCTGTGGGTTGAAATCGCCCGGCACGCCCGCGAACACTTGGTCATCGAAGACTTCGTCCGCGACTGGCGGCAAGGCATCGGTGATCTCGGCCGGGCCAAGATCGACTTCATCTATAAGCAGGGTGACCGGCCCTACGACCTCGAAATCGACCTCAGCGACGCCGACTCGGCCCGGTTGCGGCATGCGGTCGACGCGTTGAAACGCCGCCTCGCCGCATACCCCGGTGTGTTCGACGTGGTCGACTCGAGCGAGCCCGGCAAGCCGGAACTCAGGGTGCGGCTCAAGCCCGAGGGCGAGTGGCTGGGCTTGACCCTCAAGGAGGTGGCCGAGCAGGTCCGCGGGGCCTATTTCGGCGCCGAGGTACAGCGCTTCGTGCGCGGTCGCGAGGAAGTGAAGATCATGGTGCGCCTGCCCCTGGAGGAACGGCGCTCCCTGGATGCGCTCCGGGTTTTGCCCGTCAAGATGGCCTCCGGCAGCCACATCCCGCTCGGGGCGGTGGCGGAAGTGTCGTTCGAACCCGGCCAGGCGCGCATCGACCGGCAGGACCGCCGTCCCGTGCTCAAGGTGCAGGCGCGGGTGGACCGTGATCTAGCCGATGTGAACGCCTTGTACTCGGCGCTCGAGCAAACCCATCTCCCGGCCCTTCGGACACGGTTTCCCCAGCTCCGCGCCGACTTCGGCCAGGAACGCCGTGACCAGCAGGCGGCATTGTCCTCGCTGTGGCGCAACACGCTGATCGCCCTGGTGGTGATCTATGCCCTGATCGCGGTGCCGTTCCGTTCCTACCTCACGCCGCTGATTTTTCTGCTGGCGGCGCCGGTCGCCTGGTGCGGCGGGGTGTTCGCGCACTGGCTGGTCGGCTTGCCGCTGTCCATGGAATCCCTGGTCGGCATGATCGCCGCAAGCGGCGTGGTGGTGAACGACAGTTTGGTCTTGCTCGATTACATCAAGGAACGTGAGGCCAGGGGCTGGGGACTCGAGGCCGGAGGTCAGGAGGAAGACGCTAGGGTGCGCTGTGCGCACCAAGCAGAGACGGTACGCGTAGCGTACCCTACCGTTTTGCCGGCCGAAGCGAAGGCTGGCGGTTTGCCGCTCGAGGTTTCCGGAACGGAGAATGCGCCGATGGCCTCAACCTCAAGTCTCCGGCCTCAAGTCTCCAGTCTGATTCTCGAAGCTTGCACGGTCCGTTTCCGGCCGATCCTCTTGGCCTTTCTCACCACCTTCGTCGGGTTTCTGCCGACCCTCCTGGAAACCAGCGCGCAGGCGCAATTTCTGATTCCGATGACCTTGTCGCTCGCCGCCGGGCTGTTGTTCGGCATGGCGGCGAGCCTGATTCTGACGCCGGTGTGTTATGCCGTCGTTGCCGGCAGGCCCGACGCCGCACGACTCGAATCCCCGAACAAACACGCCGTTTCATGA
- a CDS encoding PepSY-associated TM helix domain-containing protein codes for MSRRLWVLVHRWAGLAMTGFLIVVGLTGSLLAFLPELEHALNPEFFVADNGRPRLDLATLAERAETLAPEARVNALWVGEQDTVMVSVAPRIEPSTGKPRDPGFDQLVLDPYTGAELGRRTWGAISEGIVNLMPFIYKLHYTLALDEVGIWILGITALVWTIDCFVAFYLTLPAGRSDSRSFRERMAQGIFLLRNKPFFFGALTPAETSRARGNHRNVPAQRAFWQRWKPSWQIKWRASPYRINFDLHRAGGLWLWPALLIFAWSSVYMNLWDTVYTWTTRLVFDYREPWTELPKLGKPLDQPRISWRDAETIGRGLMDKAAATHGFTVERPVAFRLNRELGVYVYIVRSSRDIQDRFGQTRVFFDADTGEERLLLLPSGQYGGNTVTTWLAALHMAHVFGLPYRIFVCILGLAIVMLAVTGVVIWLRKRRARRFRHAAGAFSPEASVSRLDVLAKADES; via the coding sequence GTGAGCCGCCGTCTGTGGGTGTTGGTACACCGCTGGGCCGGCCTGGCGATGACCGGGTTTTTGATTGTCGTGGGCCTGACCGGGAGTCTTCTGGCGTTCCTGCCCGAACTGGAGCATGCGCTCAATCCGGAATTCTTCGTAGCCGATAACGGTCGTCCCCGATTGGATCTGGCTACCCTGGCGGAGCGCGCCGAGACACTGGCGCCCGAAGCCCGGGTGAACGCGCTCTGGGTAGGCGAGCAGGACACCGTCATGGTCTCGGTCGCGCCCCGTATCGAGCCCTCCACCGGCAAACCCCGCGATCCGGGTTTCGACCAGCTGGTGCTCGACCCTTACACCGGGGCGGAACTCGGCCGCCGTACCTGGGGGGCGATTTCGGAGGGCATCGTCAATCTGATGCCTTTCATCTACAAACTGCATTACACGCTGGCACTGGACGAAGTCGGGATATGGATACTGGGCATTACGGCACTGGTTTGGACCATCGATTGTTTCGTCGCTTTCTATCTGACTCTGCCGGCCGGCAGGTCGGATTCCCGCTCTTTCCGGGAGAGGATGGCACAAGGCATCTTTTTGCTTCGCAACAAGCCTTTCTTTTTCGGCGCGCTCACCCCGGCCGAAACGTCGAGGGCGCGGGGGAATCATCGGAACGTCCCGGCCCAGCGCGCGTTTTGGCAACGCTGGAAACCTTCCTGGCAGATCAAGTGGCGGGCTTCCCCCTACCGCATCAACTTCGACCTGCATCGTGCCGGCGGTTTGTGGTTGTGGCCGGCGCTGCTGATTTTTGCCTGGTCCAGCGTCTACATGAACCTGTGGGATACGGTGTATACCTGGACAACGCGGCTGGTGTTCGATTACCGTGAGCCGTGGACCGAATTGCCAAAGCTCGGGAAACCCCTGGATCAGCCGAGGATCTCCTGGCGCGATGCGGAGACTATCGGCCGCGGTTTGATGGATAAGGCCGCGGCGACCCACGGTTTTACCGTCGAACGGCCGGTTGCCTTCCGGCTCAACCGGGAACTGGGCGTCTACGTGTATATCGTCCGCAGCAGCCGGGACATTCAGGACCGCTTCGGCCAGACCCGGGTCTTTTTCGACGCCGATACAGGTGAAGAGCGTTTGCTGCTCCTGCCCTCGGGGCAGTACGGCGGCAATACGGTGACGACCTGGCTGGCGGCCCTTCACATGGCGCACGTATTCGGTCTGCCTTACCGCATTTTCGTTTGCATTCTGGGCTTGGCCATCGTCATGCTCGCGGTTACCGGTGTCGTCATCTGGCTGAGAAAAAGGCGGGCGCGGCGGTTTCGCCACGCCGCCGGAGCTTTCAGTCCGGAAGCTTCGGTCAGCCGCCTGGACGTATTGGCGAAGGCCGATGAATCCTGA